ATTTCGGTCGTGACGGGCAGGGCCAGCACATGCGCATGGAAATGCCGCCGCCGCATGGAACGCAACAGTTCCAGCCCCTGCGACCCGCGTGCGCCCGGCTGGCGCAGGATCACGGCAACGGAGGCTTCGTTGTAGGGATCATTGTCGCAAACCGTGTAGGCATAGAGGGTGAGCGCCACGAGCCCGTATCCGGGCACGGCCCGCAGCGGCTCCAGCGGCATGGGCAGCATCGGCCGCAGGCGCGAGAGCGGCGCAAGGAAGAGAAGCTGAACATTGCTGCTGCGATAATAGAAGTTCGGCGCCCAGACGGGGCCGACCCGCGACGGCACCATCTGCTTGGGAATGCGGCGGAAGAAATCGACGTTCCCCGCCGCCGGATCGCGCGCCACCACGTCGAGATCCGGGTTCATCCGGAACCGGTCGTAGTAACCGCCGGCGGGAACCCCGATCGTCTGCCCGCCGAATTCCACGTCGACAATCTGTTCGTCCATGACCGCCTCCCCCACGCTCACGCCGCCGCCATGCGGCGTTCCATCCAGCGACGATAGCGCCGGGCACGGCAGCGGGTGGCCGCCTGCGAGAGGGCCAGCGCCCAGGCCGGCGAGACGCCGGGCGCCGTGCGACGGCGGCGGGCAAGACGGACCAGCTGATACTTGACGGCCGCCATATGCGCGGTCGAGGCGAGCTGCTTGTTCTTCCAGGCGATGGGCCGCAGGACCGGCACATCCGCGCGGCCGCTGCGCCAGTTGCGGGGAAGGTCGGGCTCGATTGCCAGGGCCGTTGCGATCCCGACCATCGCGACGCCGCTGGCGATGACGGTCTCGGCAACCTCCCGCCGGCGAATGCCGCCCGTCACCATCAGCGGCATGGTCGCGACCCTCGCGATCTCGCGGGCGAAATCGAGGAAGTAGGCCTCGCGGGCCAGGGTCCGCTCGTCCCGCGCCGAGCCCATCATCGCCGGCGCCTCGTAGCTGCCGCCCGAGAGCTCGACGAGATCGACGCCGAGGGCGCCGAGCATCGTCACCACCGCCTGCGCATCCTCCGGCGAGAAGCCGCCACGCTGGAAATCGGCGGAGTTGAGCTTGACCGCCACCGCAAAACCGGGACCGACCGCGGCCCTGACGGCGCGCACGATATCGATCAACAGGCGTGCACGGTTCTCGAGGCTGCCGCCCCAGCGGTCCTGCCGGCGGTTGGCCAGCGGCGAGAGGAACTGGCTGAGGAGATAACCATGCGCCGCATGCACCTCGACGCCGGTAAACCCGGCCCGCTCGGCCAGCAGGGCCGTCGCCACGAAGCGACGCTCGATGTCGGCTATATCGTCCGCCGTCATCTCGCGCGGCACCGGGAACTGTTTCGACAGCGCGCCGATATCCATCGCCACCGCCGAAGGCGCCAGCGTCGGCTGCCCGAGCGCGGCCGGCATCTGCCGGCCGGGGTGATTGATCTGCATCCACATCTGCGCGCCGCGCGAACGCCCCGCCCTGGCCCAGGCCTCGAAGCGGTCGAGGTGCCGGTCATCCTCCAGCACCACACCTCCGGGGCCGGTCATGGCGCGGGCATCGACCATCACGTTGCCGGTGATGATCAGGCCCGCCTCCCCCTCCGCCCAGGCCTGGTAGAGGCGCAGCAGTTCGTGGGATGGCGCATGGTCGCCATCGGCCATGTTCTCTTCCATGGCGGCCTTGGCGATGCGGTTGGGAACAAGGGCTCCGTTGGGCAGAACGAGCGGGGAAAAGAGCGACATGAGCAGTCTCCAAAGTTTGATTTGGACACAGCATAACCTTTGAGTTAAGTTTAAGGTCAATCCCTTTCCTGCTGGAGAATTGTCGCCCATGAATATCGGGGAACTGGCCAAACGCACCGGCCTCAGCAGCTCGCGCATCCGCTTCTACGAGCGGGCCGGCCTGCTGACGGCGGTGGATCGCCGGCCCAACGGTTATCGCACATACCCACCACAGGCCGCGCTGGTGCTTACCCTGATCGCGACCGCCCAGAATGCCGGTTTCAGCCTGGAGGAAATCCGCAAGCTCCTGCCCTCCGACCTGGAGCGCTGGCACCACGATGCACTACTGGAGGCGCTTCGCGGCAAGGTGGCGGATATCGAGGCGCTGGAGGCAAGGCTTGCCGAGAACAAGGCGCAGCTCGTATCGCTCATCGCGGATATCGAGGCCAAGCCCGACGACATCGACTGCGCCGCCAACGCGCGGCGGGTCCTCTCCCGCATGGTGGGCGCAGAGGCGGAGAGCCAGATCAAAGCCACGGACAACGTGACGTCCATGGGCAAGGCAAAGCCCCGGCGGCAACCGAGGGCCGGTTAGGCAAGGCAGGCAGGCGAACGATCCGTCAGAGCCTCCGGCGACGGCACCCGAGCGCCAGAGGCTTTGCTGTCCGGCAAGCTCAATCCGGCGTGACGGGGTGGGCCGCCATCAGCTCAAGCGCGCGCACGATGCCGGAATGGTCCCAATCGGCCCCGCCATTCGCGACGCAGGTGTTGAACAGCTGCTGGGCCGTGGCCGTGCTGGGCAGTGCGACGCCGACGGCCTTGGCGCTCGCCAGCGCGAGGTTCAGGTCCTTCTGGTGCAGCGCGATGCGGAAGCCCGGGTCGAAGGTGCGCTTGATCATACGCTCGCCGTGGACCTCCAGGATGCGCGAGGTGGCGAGCCCGCCCATGAGCGCCTGGCGCACCTTGGCGGGATCGGCGCCCGACTTGGAGGCGAAGACGAGGCCTTCGGCAACGGCCTCGATGGTCAGCGCCACGATGATCTGGTTGGCGACCTTCGCGGTCTGGCCGGCACCGTTCGGCCCGACGAGCGTGATGTTCTTGCCGATCAGTTCGAAGATCGGCCGCACCCGCTCGAAGATCGCCTCGTCCCCGCCGACCATGATGGAGAGGCTGGCCGCCTTGGCGCCCACCTCGCCGCCGGAGACGGGCGCGTCGAGATAATGCGCGCCGAGAGCATCGATCCTTTCGGCGAACTGCTTGGTCTCCACGGGCGAGATCGAGCTCATGTCGACGACGACCTTGCCGGCCGAAAGGCCCGAGGCGACGCCGTCGGGGCCGAACAGCACCTTTTCGACATCGGGCGTATCCGGCACCATCAGGAGGATGATATCGGCCGCTTCCGCCACTGCCGCTGGACTGGCGTAGGCGGTGCCGCCGGCGGCGACAAGCTCGGCCGGCACGTCGCGCCGCGTGTTGAGGAAGAGCGTATGTCCACCCTTCAGGAGATGTCCCGCCATGGGCGTGCCCATGATGCCGAGGCCGATGAATCCGATCTTCATGCTTTTCGCTCCTCTTGCGTTCGCAGGTTGCAGGATAGGACATCGTTCAGCCGGCGAACAACAAACAAAAGCGCGGCCGGTCATGCCGGCCACGCTTTTCTCTCTTCCGTTTCCGGTCGGCGCTGCGCCCCGGCCTACGATGCCCTGTCGCGGTGACGCCCAAGCAATGAAACGCAGACCAGCGAGATGGCGGCGAGGATGCTGGCGAAGACGGCGAGCGGCCACCATTGTCCCTTGAACGTTTCCGCAAGGACGGTGCCGAGCACCGGCGTCAGGCCGCCGGCAAGGGCGCCGCAGAACTGGTAGGCGATGGAGATCGCGCTGTAGCGCACCCGCGCCGGGAAGACCTGCGAGATATAGCCGGCGATGACGGCGTAGGAGAAGGCGCCGAAGACGATGTTGACGATGAGGCCGATCTGGATCAGCGCATAGTTGCCGGTTTCCACGACCATGAACACCGGATAGGGCGTCAGCATCGCGATCGCGAGGCAGACCTGCAGGAACAGCCGCTCATTGCCCATCTTCTCGGCGATGCGCGCGCCGACCGGCTGGCAGAGGAACTGCGCGACAGCCGTCCAGAACAGGGCGTCGAGAATGGTCGGACGGGCGATCCCGGCATATTGCGTCGCATAGGCGACGAGGAAGGTGTTGTAGAAATAGACCGCTGCGATGCCGAAGGTGTTGGCGCCCATGGCGAGGAAGATCGCGCCGCGCCAGTCACGGAAGACCTCCACCGCCGGCATGGCCGACTGCTGGGCGCTCTTCCTGACCTTCTCGAATTCCGGCGTTTCCTCGATGTTGAGGCGAATGACGAGGCCGACGCCGAGCAAGGCAATGCTGACGAGGAACGGCACGCGCCATCCCCAGTCGAGGAACACCTCCTGATCGACGAGGCCGGCGATACGGAATGCCAGCAGCGCCAGGATGAGGCCGGCCGGGCTGCCGAGCTGTGCGAAGGAGGCGAAGAAGGTCTGGCGCCCCTTCGGCGCGTGTTCTGCGGCCAGCAGCACCGCGCCGCCCCATTCGCCGCCGACGGCAATGCCCTGGAAGACGCGCAGGACGACGAGGAGGATTGGCGCCCAGATGCCGATCTGCGCATGGGTCGGCAGGAGGCCGATCAGCGCCGTGGCGCAGCCCATCATGATCAGCGTGACCACGAGAATGTTCTTGCGTCCCATGCGGTCGCCGAGATGACCGAAGATCAATCCGCCGAGCGGCCGGGCGAAGAAGCCGACCGCGAAGGTGCCGAAGGCCGAGAGCGTCGCGATATAGGGCGAGGATCCCGTGAAGAAAAGCGGCCCGAAGACCAGCGCGGCCGCAAAGCCGTAGATGTAGAAGTCATACCATTCGATGGTGGTGCCGACGAAGGAGCCGAGAGCGGCGCGGGTCGACTGCGATTTCCTGTCTGCCATGTTTCCCCTCCCCCTCTCAGATGGCCCGC
This genomic stretch from Roseateles sp. XES5 harbors:
- a CDS encoding acetoacetate decarboxylase family protein: MDEQIVDVEFGGQTIGVPAGGYYDRFRMNPDLDVVARDPAAGNVDFFRRIPKQMVPSRVGPVWAPNFYYRSSNVQLLFLAPLSRLRPMLPMPLEPLRAVPGYGLVALTLYAYTVCDNDPYNEASVAVILRQPGARGSQGLELLRSMRRRHFHAHVLALPVTTEIARVRGVHGYQLPKWRADIDLEIGETVKAGVSSLEGVPDLVLKAPLPALRDVAPQSHMASNIAVNLIDGQWHQTLVQWNMLSFAQTLFPKGVQLTRHGGPLSQLLDGLGTRTLLRMDVVRDAQLVLNMPRPLHALDRA
- a CDS encoding NADH:flavin oxidoreductase/NADH oxidase family protein, translating into MSLFSPLVLPNGALVPNRIAKAAMEENMADGDHAPSHELLRLYQAWAEGEAGLIITGNVMVDARAMTGPGGVVLEDDRHLDRFEAWARAGRSRGAQMWMQINHPGRQMPAALGQPTLAPSAVAMDIGALSKQFPVPREMTADDIADIERRFVATALLAERAGFTGVEVHAAHGYLLSQFLSPLANRRQDRWGGSLENRARLLIDIVRAVRAAVGPGFAVAVKLNSADFQRGGFSPEDAQAVVTMLGALGVDLVELSGGSYEAPAMMGSARDERTLAREAYFLDFAREIARVATMPLMVTGGIRRREVAETVIASGVAMVGIATALAIEPDLPRNWRSGRADVPVLRPIAWKNKQLASTAHMAAVKYQLVRLARRRRTAPGVSPAWALALSQAATRCRARRYRRWMERRMAAA
- a CDS encoding MerR family transcriptional regulator, with the translated sequence MNIGELAKRTGLSSSRIRFYERAGLLTAVDRRPNGYRTYPPQAALVLTLIATAQNAGFSLEEIRKLLPSDLERWHHDALLEALRGKVADIEALEARLAENKAQLVSLIADIEAKPDDIDCAANARRVLSRMVGAEAESQIKATDNVTSMGKAKPRRQPRAG
- the glxR gene encoding 2-hydroxy-3-oxopropionate reductase, with protein sequence MKIGFIGLGIMGTPMAGHLLKGGHTLFLNTRRDVPAELVAAGGTAYASPAAVAEAADIILLMVPDTPDVEKVLFGPDGVASGLSAGKVVVDMSSISPVETKQFAERIDALGAHYLDAPVSGGEVGAKAASLSIMVGGDEAIFERVRPIFELIGKNITLVGPNGAGQTAKVANQIIVALTIEAVAEGLVFASKSGADPAKVRQALMGGLATSRILEVHGERMIKRTFDPGFRIALHQKDLNLALASAKAVGVALPSTATAQQLFNTCVANGGADWDHSGIVRALELMAAHPVTPD
- a CDS encoding MFS transporter — encoded protein: MADRKSQSTRAALGSFVGTTIEWYDFYIYGFAAALVFGPLFFTGSSPYIATLSAFGTFAVGFFARPLGGLIFGHLGDRMGRKNILVVTLIMMGCATALIGLLPTHAQIGIWAPILLVVLRVFQGIAVGGEWGGAVLLAAEHAPKGRQTFFASFAQLGSPAGLILALLAFRIAGLVDQEVFLDWGWRVPFLVSIALLGVGLVIRLNIEETPEFEKVRKSAQQSAMPAVEVFRDWRGAIFLAMGANTFGIAAVYFYNTFLVAYATQYAGIARPTILDALFWTAVAQFLCQPVGARIAEKMGNERLFLQVCLAIAMLTPYPVFMVVETGNYALIQIGLIVNIVFGAFSYAVIAGYISQVFPARVRYSAISIAYQFCGALAGGLTPVLGTVLAETFKGQWWPLAVFASILAAISLVCVSLLGRHRDRAS